One genomic segment of Chelonia mydas isolate rCheMyd1 chromosome 1, rCheMyd1.pri.v2, whole genome shotgun sequence includes these proteins:
- the PLA1A gene encoding phospholipase A1 member A isoform X3, producing the protein MGRLSRKKAEDPRKKSVFVLAIVLVLSSACAGHETYVPAQPCSDFQTASFLQGRKLKVQFLLFTSSNPSCGQLISLGDDIKNSNFNTSLDTKIIIHGFRALGTKPSWINGLIGALFRAAKVNVVAVDWVYGATRNYPGAVENVMELSIEISRFISKLLVLGVSRTSVHFIGVSLGAHVAGLVGQFYGGQLGRITGLDPAGPKYTKASREERLDPGDALFVEAIHTDTDSNLVSILFSLLLLPTLPSSLMPRNMHLKAAGSMNGQQVRWRNTEKAFGGTSSHSSWFCQEKIVSAETISPVPSTLGRREGSLSLSMQPEGLTIYCHESFPGTFCKDWGARPSVLTLCPLWSLHTAPKMPLEISIQYSPSLPLLNCYAMLMGSDTPSDSCEYVGPHCSYFH; encoded by the exons ATGGGAAGATTGAGCAGGAAGAAGGCTGAGGATCCCAGGAAGAAGTCTGTCTTTGTTCTTGCCATTGTCCTGGTGCTCAGCTCAGCATGTGCAG GGCATGAGACCTATGTCccagcacagccctgctctgACTTTCAGACTGCAAGCTTCTTACAGGGCAGGAAACTTAAAGTCCAGTTTCTTCTGTTCACCTCCTCAAACCCCAGCTGTGGGCAGCTGATATCACTTGGCGATGACATCAAGAACTCCAACTTCAATACTAGCCTGGACACCAAAATAATAATCCATGGCTTCAG AGCACTTGGCACAAAGCCCTCCTGGATCAATGGACTCATTGGTGCATTATTCCGAGCTGCCAAGGTGAATGTGGTTGCAGTTGACTGGGTTTATGGAGCTACAAGAAACTACCCTGGTGCTGTGGAAAATGTCATGGAGCTGAGCATAGAGATCTCTCGTTTCATCAGCAAGTTGCTG GTACTTGGAGTGTCACGGACATCTGTGCACTTCATTGGAGTGAGCCTTGGAGCACATGTTGCAGGTCTGGTGGGGCAGTTCTATGGAGGCCAGCTGGGAAGGATTACAG GACTGGATCCTGCGGGGCCCAAGTACACAAAAGCCAGCCGTGAGGAGCGCCTGGATCCTGGAGATGCTCTCTTTGTGGAAGCCATTCACACTGATACAGACAGTAATCTGGTTTCTATTCTTTTCAGCctactgcttctccccacccTGCCATCATCATTAATGCCCAGGAACATG CATCTGAAAGCAGCAGGATCGATGAATGGGCAGCAAGTCAGGTGGAGGAACACAGAGAAAGCTTTTGGTGGGACCAGCTCACATAGCTCCTGGTTTTGCCAGGAGAAGATTGTTTCAGCTGAAACAATCAGTCCAGTTCCTTCAACGTTGGGCAGGAGAGAAGGTTCCCTTTCACTTTCCATGCAACCTGAGGGCCTGACAATATATTGCCATGAAAGTTTCCCTGGCACCTTTTGCAAAGATTGGGGTGCAAGACCCAGTGTCCTCACCTTATGTCCTCTCTGGTCATTGCATACTGCTCCCAAAATGCCCCTGGAGATTTCAATTCAATAttctccttcacttcctctcctaaACTGTTATGCCATGCTGATGGGCTCTGACACTCCCAGTGATTCCTGTGAGTATGTAGGGCCTCACTGCTcctacttccactga